The genomic region CCCCTCTCTGATGTCATGTTGGCATTTTGTATCCTGTTTCTAATTGAGGTGAATATATGAGACGCGTGATTCAGATAGGTTCGGAGCTTGGCTGGGCGGGGAGCTCCTCCAGTCCATGACTTCATGATGAGCTCTTGTTTGCAGCCAATCTGTGTTATGTAAGGAGGCACAGGGAGCCTGGCAGCTTTTgtgagaggtggaggggaggaaagggCGGCTTTCGTATCTCAATGAGATTTACCTTACCCTGCTGTTGCCCACTCTTCAGGGTATTGTATGGCGTCTGTTTCATCCTTTTCAGGGCATTCTGGAGCTGTCTTCCTTGAGAGTTTAAAAGTGTCTGGACCAACTCCTGGGCCACACGGATTGGAAGAGTCTTCTCTGGTCAGCAAATGAATCTTTCTGAATGAATTTCTGTGTTTCTCAGTTAGATATAGGGACAACATGTCGTGTAAGCGAGTTCTAGGATCAAGGGTTAAGGTTGTCAGTGTTATGTGCTGGACGTGCGAAACAAGACCAAGAGCACTGGATACTCGGAGACTGCGATCATATAAGAAAGCCTAGACCTCGGACACGATTGCATGTAGAGGAGAAACTACGGACCTATCCTGCTGCATCGCAAGACTGGCTCGGTATCCAAGAAACTCGCCGGTGAGTCAGCAGCTGGCCAGAGGCGTGATTCTGGAATCGGCGCCACCTTTGGTTGCTCCCGCCCGCCCAAAGCTCCGACCGACCATCAGCGCATTTGCCCCGCGACTCTTGCTGCTCTTTTCCCCTGTCAAAAACTCATGGGGTCCGACCTTGGGCCCCGAACTCACCTGTTATTAAAAATTCATAGGGATTCAGGTTGTGGCCATCAAGCCGGTGTCTCCGTTCGGTTGATGCCGAATTTACAAACCGCCACATCGGTTTTCTTGACTCTTGCCCGCCGCCCTCCACTCGATCGACGTTTTGCGAGGCCGACGCATTGACACCAGCCGACAATTTGACTACTCCCATCTACCTTTTCAAGTATGCACAGGGCCCACTCACCCTCATGCCACTCTCCTCTGCCAGCAATGGCAACTGACATTTCGCCTCCAAGTCCCGATGAGCTTCGGTTTGCTTCAGAGCAAGCCTTAGCCAAACCACCCGACGAGCAGCAGCCGGTTGCTCCGGCCACGACATCAAACATGAACTCGACGTCATCAGCCCCAAGCAAGCCTCCGCCGGCGGCACCAGCGAACCACTCCCCCACGCCTCCCCAGGCCCCCCCATCGGCGAGCTTTGATACAAGCCGACGACAGACACAGAGTCCCTTACACGCTCCGGGACAGCCTCGGAAGAGCCAAGGGGCAAGAAAACAGCATAGAAACCAGAGAAGGGCTGGCCCCTCGTTTGGCGACTCTCATATGGACGATGAGGACGCCATGGCTGAGATTAGAGCCCTTCGTAATACCTCCAGCCGCCGCGGCCAAACCTCCATCACACATCTAATGAATTATGCGCTTCCACCACGACCATATGAGGGTTCGCACGCGCCTTACTCCCGATCCTACCGGAGAAACCCTGCGTGGGGCGTAGGCTCGGGATATCACGCCGTGGACAAGGCCCGGTACATCCATGCGAACTACCGCTTTGTTGTGACCCCCGAGGGCGACTACACCGTCCAAGCCGCCGACGCCGACCAGCACATCGAGTGGACCGACGTACTTCAAGTCATTGCATCTACTGAATCGCAACAGACTTCGTGCCCCATCTGCTTGTCTGAGCCAGTCGCGCCGCGCATGGCAAAGTGCGGGCACATCTTTTGCCTGCCTTGCTTGATGCGCTTCATGAACACGACCGTGGGTGATGGAACAGAAAAGAAGCAGCCCAAGTGGAGGAAATGCCCAATCTGCGAGGACAGCATCCAATTATCTGATGTGCGGCCGGTGAGGTTCTACGCCGGGCAGGAAAGCCCTCTGCCTCGCCCCGGAGACGATGTGATTTTGCGCCTGATGGCTCGGAACCCCAAAAGCACGCTTGCGCTCCCTCGAGAGAGCGGCGCAGAGGTGCTCGAGTCTGGCGAGGATATCCCCTGGCACTGGGCGGCCAACGTGCTGGATTATGCGAGAATCATGAGGGGTACGGGCGGTTACATGGCGGAGCAGTTTGACCGAGAAATCGAAGAGCTGCTcaagcaggagaaggaggacgagctcTTGTATCAGGAAGACACAGAATGGACGCAAAAGGCCGTCAGGGCGATAAACAATGCAAAGGGAAAGATGATTGGGCTTGGGGAGTCGCAGTCGCGGACTATGTCATCCAAGGCCCctgagctggtggtggttgcgcCGGAGCAGAAGCCTCAGGATCAAGGATTTTACTTCTatacatcaccaccacacctctACTTGTCGCCGCTTGATATCCGGATTCTCAAGACAAAGTATGGTTCTTTCTCGTCGTTTCCGTCGACGTTGCTACCTCGGGTGGAGCACATTTCTACAGGGCACGTCGTCGACGACGCGCTTAGGAAAAGAGCAAAGTACCTGGGCCATCTCCCCCACGGGTGCCTGATTAGCTTTTTGGAGTGCGACTGGACGGATATTGTCCCCTCGGAGGACCTCGCCACTTTTGCAGAAGATATCGAGCGCCGGAGGAAGCGGAACCGCGACAAGGCCGCACAGGAGGAGCGCGAGCGGATCCAGGCAGAAAGGATCGAAGCCGCTCAGGTGCGCGGGGCTAGGCGGCAGCTGGGCCTGTTGGATGAGGACATCACCGCGGTTAGGTTTGGCAATGCGGGATTTGTGGACGAGGAGTCGCCGGTGAATATGGATGATTTCTTGCCGTTGGGGGTAACGGCAGCTACTTCGGGGACGTCACCGCCGAATCAGAGGAATGGGTTTGGCACGCTGGGGGAGATTAGCACGAGCCCGTCCGGGAGCAGGACGGTGTGGGGGACTcgtgctgttgctggtgagcCTGTGTCGGCGGCGGTTCCTAGGCCgagggtggatgatgggtggttgaaggATGATGCGGTCTTGGAGACGTTGGGGGCGGCGGATATGACTTTTCAGATGGAGGCCATGGGGATTGTCGAGGCTGATGGCCCGTCGGGCAGTGCTACGGGTGctcctggtggtggtggtggtggcggcggcggcggggggaagaagaagaagaagcaaaagattATGTTAATGAGCACGGGGGGCAAGAGAGGGCTGTAAGATGGTTTGGGCTTACCTGCCCTTAAGTAGAACtaaagtgatgatgaggcaAGCTATATTacaaaacatcaacatcctGAGACCT from Podospora bellae-mahoneyi strain CBS 112042 chromosome 4, whole genome shotgun sequence harbors:
- a CDS encoding hypothetical protein (EggNog:ENOG503Q3K4; COG:O), with translation MATDISPPSPDELRFASEQALAKPPDEQQPVAPATTSNMNSTSSAPSKPPPAAPANHSPTPPQAPPSASFDTSRRQTQSPLHAPGQPRKSQGARKQHRNQRRAGPSFGDSHMDDEDAMAEIRALRNTSSRRGQTSITHLMNYALPPRPYEGSHAPYSRSYRRNPAWGVGSGYHAVDKARYIHANYRFVVTPEGDYTVQAADADQHIEWTDVLQVIASTESQQTSCPICLSEPVAPRMAKCGHIFCLPCLMRFMNTTVGDGTEKKQPKWRKCPICEDSIQLSDVRPVRFYAGQESPLPRPGDDVILRLMARNPKSTLALPRESGAEVLESGEDIPWHWAANVLDYARIMRGTGGYMAEQFDREIEELLKQEKEDELLYQEDTEWTQKAVRAINNAKGKMIGLGESQSRTMSSKAPELVVVAPEQKPQDQGFYFYTSPPHLYLSPLDIRILKTKYGSFSSFPSTLLPRVEHISTGHVVDDALRKRAKYLGHLPHGCLISFLECDWTDIVPSEDLATFAEDIERRRKRNRDKAAQEERERIQAERIEAAQVRGARRQLGLLDEDITAVRFGNAGFVDEESPVNMDDFLPLGVTAATSGTSPPNQRNGFGTLGEISTSPSGSRTVWGTRAVAGEPVSAAVPRPRVDDGWLKDDAVLETLGAADMTFQMEAMGIVEADGPSGSATGAPGGGGGGGGGGGKKKKKQKIMLMSTGGKRGL